A genomic stretch from Chaetodon auriga isolate fChaAug3 chromosome 17, fChaAug3.hap1, whole genome shotgun sequence includes:
- the LOC143335290 gene encoding uncharacterized protein LOC143335290: MAAKGSPKKSLKSFFSRSDASTSAPAEKNVDKSEGEKKKFKLLNFKVKSKKPPASEKPAAEKQEVLSAVESSNAADDREERSKRSSLYGTAPRSKNKEFSYSEMDLRKPKKFASFSLGLRKRKKTDEDNIFKSAVIFQSSDIEGRKKTLLDPNQMELDQANKQKMFSMSQPELDTSNTIDIPSPVATTESESYFNLINEPQSSVAVNGQLKAKEPVTNSSNLFDVHKEPQKAPIATIPELQLDYSASSEETKIAPVHDNTPKSNPNSPVLMTHPETTSIVDHQTAPILPDSQLPVMLDTSDHKAEVVDSVCTSNGPCDSDNLQQPSTTTGSSLADSTKDLLSHHQPDAPDAPDDDMADGTTPNDTPSLASVDSKTDGATTTAASAVSGENSTRPVIEPAVYGALYDSLFPENFTSEVTSALLNPPPPIRTKTRSPTAKLEPVMVKTLNECHTETSVTCPRLSREFDSAAGRVDDAAGAFNNINEALGERELISSSESATFTPDQTSKPTDSNNIHYSELTHSVSEVKSDSSSLSQDTVRSVPVVQNSAPPVSDCS; encoded by the exons ATGGCGGCGAAGGGTTCACCCAAAAAGTCTCTGAAGAGTTTCTTCTCCAGGAGCGACGCCAGCACGAGCGCTCCGGCGGAGAAGAACGTGGAcaagagtgagggagagaagaagaagtttaaACTCCTGAATTTCAAGGTGAAGTCGAAGAAACCCCCCGCCTCCGAGAAGCCGGCCGCTGAGAAGCAGGAGGTGCTCAG TGCTGTCGAGTCCAGTAATGCTGCAGacgacagagaggaaagaagcaaGAGGTCTTCTCTTTATGGCACGGCAcccaggtcaaag AACAAAGAATTCAGCTACTCAGAGATGGACCTGCGCAAGCCCAAAAAGTTTGCTTCCTTTTCCCTTGGTctaagaaagaggaagaagactgaTGAAGACAATATCTTCAAGAGCgctgtcatttttcaaagctCGGACATTGAAGGGCGGAAGAAG ACTCTCCTGGACCCCAATCAGATGGAGTTGGATCAAGCCAACAAGCAGAAGATGTTCAGTATGTCTCAGCCGGAGCTTGACACCAGCAATACAATTGACATCCCTTCTCCTGTGGCCACTACAGAGTCAGAATCATATTTCAATCTCATTAATGAGCCGCAGTCATCTGTCGCTGTAAACGGCCAACTGAAAGCAAAGGAGCCTGTGACGAACAGCTCCAATCTGTTTGATGTACACAAGGAACCGCAGAAAGCGCCGATTGCTACCattcctgagctgcagctggattATTCAGCTTCATCAGAGGAGACAAAGATCGCTCCTGTTCATGATAATACACCCAAAAGCAATCCAAATTCACCTGTCCTCATGACTCATCCAGAAACCACGTCCATTGTTGATCACCAGACTGCACCGATCCTTCCAGATAGTCAGCTTCCAGTCATGCTTGACACTTCAGATCACAAAGCAGAAGTTGTTGACTCAGTGTGCACAAGCAACGGCCCGTGCGACAGCGACAACCTCCAGCAGCCTTCCACAACAACAGGAAGCTCTCTTGCTGACTCCACCAAAGATTTACTATCACATCATCAACCTGATGCCCCTGACGCCCCTGATGATGACATGGCTGACGGCACAACTCCGAATGACACACCCTCCCTGGCAAGTGTGGACTCCAAAACTGACGGAGCAACCACCACCGCAGCCTCAGCTGTTAGCGGTGAAAATAGTACTCGTCCTGTTATAGAGCCTGCAGTTTATGGAGCGTTGTACGACTCACTTTTCCCTGAGAATTTCACCTCAGAGGTAACTTCAGCCCTCTTAAATCCTCCACCTCCAATTCGTACCAAGACAAGAAGCCCCACCGCCAAATTAGAACCTGTCATGGTTAAAACCCTGAATGAATGCCACACAGAAACTAGTGTTACATGCCCTCGCCTGTCACGTGAGTTTGACTCAGCTGCTGGCAGGGTGGATGATGCCGCAGGTGCTTTTAATAACATAAATGAAGCCCTCGGCGAGAGAGAGCTGATTTCATCTAGTGAGAGCGCCACATTTACCCCTGACCAAACTTCCAAACCAactgacagcaacaacatccATTACTCAGAGTTGACCCACTCAGTTTCCGAGGTGAAGTCAGACAGTTCAAGCCTCAGTCAAGACACTGTCAGGTCAGTGCCTGTGGTTCAAAACTCTGCCCCTCCTGTTTCTGACTGT AGCTAG